From the genome of Methanofervidicoccus abyssi, one region includes:
- the cobM gene encoding precorrin-4 C(11)-methyltransferase encodes MAGKVIIVGAGPGDPELITLKGKKAIEEADIIVYAGSLVNKEILKYNRKNAKIYNSATMDLEEIVKVMVDGVEKGLKVVRLHTGDPSIYGAIKEQIDELKKHNIEVEIIPGVTSLSAAASSLKVELTLPKVSQTVIITRPEGRTPKPEGESLKELARHRSTMAIFLGVGMIDKVVSELIEGGYRKDTPVAVVYKASWKDEKVVKGTLEDIALKVKEANIRKTALIIVGDVLCPKEYEYSKLYNKNFETEYRRKKV; translated from the coding sequence ATGGCAGGGAAGGTAATAATAGTAGGCGCAGGACCTGGAGATCCAGAGTTGATAACTTTAAAGGGAAAGAAGGCTATAGAGGAAGCAGATATTATCGTATATGCAGGTTCTCTTGTAAATAAGGAAATTTTGAAATATAACAGGAAGAACGCCAAGATCTACAACAGTGCCACTATGGATCTGGAGGAGATAGTTAAAGTAATGGTAGATGGAGTAGAAAAGGGTTTAAAAGTTGTAAGGTTACACACAGGGGATCCCTCAATATACGGTGCAATCAAGGAGCAGATAGATGAGTTAAAAAAGCATAATATAGAGGTTGAAATAATACCTGGAGTAACATCCCTATCTGCAGCAGCAAGTTCTTTAAAGGTGGAATTGACACTTCCAAAAGTGTCTCAAACTGTTATAATCACAAGGCCTGAGGGGAGGACACCGAAACCTGAAGGAGAGAGTTTAAAAGAGTTGGCCAGACATAGATCCACTATGGCTATATTCTTAGGAGTAGGAATGATAGATAAGGTTGTATCTGAGTTGATAGAGGGGGGATACAGAAAGGATACTCCAGTTGCAGTTGTTTATAAGGCCTCTTGGAAGGATGAGAAGGTAGTTAAAGGGACATTGGAAGATATTGCCCTCAAGGTTAAAGAGGCTAACATAAGGAAAACTGCATTGATAATAGTGGGAGATGTACTATGTCCTAAGGAATATGAGTATTCAAAACTTTACAACAAAAACTTTGAAACAGAATATAGAAGGAAAAAGGTGTAG
- the pheS gene encoding phenylalanine--tRNA ligase subunit alpha — protein sequence MELHIDEKKLLKIFQDSGKEEIPVKELSRNELMGSETKVMRSALWLSGKGLVDIVERRRKYVKLTERGEKTLKEGLPERRIAEYLKKKGITHIPIEDVKDILDKSEINPALGYLKRKGIAKIEKGVIHFKTLDYRDEEEEVLKNIKIDGNIEKYPPDILNILKKRGLVEIEETTERSIRLTEKGKEYIKEPIEIKEEITQLTREDIISGRWKECYIRPYDVGVPTEEVYPAKYHPLTRMIYEVREVLLSMGFKEVKSPIVETEFWNFDILFEPQDHPARDMQDTFFLKYPKSGEIPEELLRKVKEVHERGTVDGRKVSKGWNYEFQEEISRRTVLRTHTTVSSIRYLASLSQEEKEKPHKVFCIDRVFRNEAIDYKHLPEFYQCDGIVMDKNVNFDNLIGILVEFLRKLGFDRVRVRPAYFPFTEPSLEAEVYLEGKGWLEILGAGMFRPEVLAPLDIDKPVLAWGIGLSRLAMLKLGLKDIRELHRNDLKWLKSVRYAP from the coding sequence ATGGAGTTGCACATAGACGAGAAAAAACTCCTAAAAATATTCCAAGATAGTGGAAAAGAGGAGATACCTGTCAAAGAGTTATCTAGGAACGAACTAATGGGATCTGAGACAAAGGTTATGAGAAGTGCCCTATGGCTCTCAGGTAAGGGGTTGGTGGATATTGTAGAGAGGAGAAGAAAATACGTAAAACTAACTGAGAGAGGTGAAAAAACCTTAAAGGAAGGACTTCCCGAGAGGAGGATAGCAGAGTATCTGAAGAAGAAGGGTATCACTCATATACCTATAGAGGATGTTAAAGATATCCTGGACAAATCGGAGATAAATCCTGCACTTGGATACCTAAAAAGAAAGGGTATAGCCAAAATAGAGAAAGGGGTTATACACTTTAAAACTTTGGATTATAGAGATGAAGAAGAAGAGGTACTTAAAAATATCAAGATAGACGGTAATATAGAAAAATATCCTCCTGATATCCTAAATATACTTAAGAAGAGGGGACTGGTTGAGATAGAGGAGACAACAGAGAGATCTATCAGATTGACGGAAAAAGGTAAGGAGTATATAAAAGAACCTATAGAGATAAAGGAAGAGATCACCCAATTAACTAGAGAAGATATTATCTCAGGTAGATGGAAAGAATGTTACATTAGGCCCTACGATGTAGGAGTTCCTACAGAAGAGGTTTATCCTGCAAAGTATCATCCGTTAACTAGGATGATATACGAAGTTAGAGAAGTACTATTAAGTATGGGATTCAAGGAAGTAAAGAGCCCAATAGTGGAGACAGAGTTCTGGAACTTCGATATACTCTTTGAGCCCCAGGACCACCCTGCTCGGGATATGCAGGATACCTTCTTCTTAAAGTACCCTAAGAGTGGAGAGATCCCTGAGGAACTTCTAAGAAAAGTTAAAGAAGTACATGAGAGAGGGACTGTAGATGGGAGAAAGGTATCTAAGGGATGGAACTACGAATTTCAGGAGGAGATATCTAGGAGAACCGTTTTAAGGACCCATACTACGGTATCATCTATTAGATACTTGGCATCCTTATCTCAGGAGGAGAAGGAGAAACCTCATAAAGTGTTCTGTATAGACAGGGTATTTAGAAATGAAGCTATAGATTACAAACATCTACCTGAGTTCTACCAGTGTGACGGTATAGTTATGGATAAAAATGTTAATTTTGACAACCTTATAGGTATATTGGTGGAGTTTCTAAGGAAGTTAGGCTTTGATAGAGTTAGGGTAAGACCTGCATACTTCCCATTTACAGAACCTTCCTTAGAAGCTGAGGTGTATCTGGAGGGTAAGGGCTGGCTCGAGATATTGGGAGCAGGTATGTTCAGACCTGAAGTTCTTGCACCCCTGGATATAGATAAACCTGTGCTGGCCTGGGGAATTGGATTGAGTAGATTAGCGATGCTTAAGTTAGGGCTAAAGGATATAAGGGAACTACATAGGAATGACTTGAAATGGCTGAAGAGTGTTAGATATGCACCTTAA
- a CDS encoding DUF4870 domain-containing protein, which produces MSKTTLGLDENIEGLLCYLFGVLTGIIFLVLEKENDFVKFHAMQSLVTFLSLTIIGMIAAFIPILGGLITLLVNLVSLVFWILGMYKAYQGERYKFPIFGNIAEDLLKKF; this is translated from the coding sequence ATGTCGAAAACTACTCTGGGTTTAGATGAAAATATTGAAGGTTTATTGTGTTATTTATTTGGTGTATTAACTGGTATTATATTTTTAGTCTTGGAGAAAGAAAATGATTTTGTTAAATTCCATGCAATGCAATCTTTGGTAACCTTTTTAAGTTTGACGATAATAGGCATGATAGCGGCATTTATTCCAATATTGGGAGGTCTAATTACTTTGTTGGTAAATCTTGTAAGTCTTGTCTTTTGGATATTGGGCATGTATAAAGCATATCAGGGAGAAAGGTACAAATTCCCAATATTTGGAAACATTGCAGAAGATTTACTTAAAAAATTTTAA
- a CDS encoding tRNA(Ile)(2)-agmatinylcytidine synthase: protein MFIGIDDTDSRERYCTTYIGTLLMEELEKRYKMDTPKLIRMNPMVKYKTRGNGGISLRVLEENLKDRDIDYIKKTVLKYVEKYSDLEDENTNPGVVFLMEKDYKKNRELLKKYYKKVLYDIVDLDYAKEMVEKVGGEYVCYKKGYGIIGALGSIASSGPYTYELLTYRKKENWGKKRIIDDKSVVEMDRKTFPYTFNNVDGDKQIIAPNTKCPVLYGIRGVNKEILLEAMKMVKCEEKIDRYMIFKTNQGTDAHLRPMKIKDIYPNTGVIVHGVVTEDPKSIRGGAVIFKVCDNTGEISCVAYEPTKGFRDIVRKLKKGDMVGVYGTVREKPFGINLEKLKIVKLAKVYMKDKKCSCGGTLKSKGVKSGYVCNRCKKRVNYNSIKLIEVKRDISEGFYEVPPSARRHLSKPLLLF from the coding sequence ATGTTTATAGGCATAGATGACACAGATAGTAGAGAGAGATACTGCACTACCTATATTGGCACACTTCTAATGGAGGAGTTGGAAAAGAGATACAAGATGGATACTCCAAAATTGATACGGATGAATCCGATGGTTAAATATAAAACAAGGGGAAATGGAGGGATTTCTTTAAGAGTTCTCGAAGAGAATTTAAAGGACAGGGATATAGACTATATAAAAAAAACTGTTTTAAAGTACGTAGAAAAGTACTCAGACCTTGAAGATGAAAATACAAATCCAGGAGTGGTTTTTCTAATGGAGAAAGACTATAAAAAAAACAGGGAACTTTTAAAAAAATACTACAAGAAGGTACTTTACGATATTGTGGATTTAGATTATGCAAAAGAGATGGTTGAGAAAGTAGGTGGAGAATACGTATGTTACAAAAAAGGTTACGGTATCATAGGGGCTTTAGGAAGTATAGCATCTTCTGGGCCCTATACCTATGAACTTCTCACCTATAGAAAAAAGGAGAACTGGGGAAAGAAAAGGATAATCGACGATAAGTCTGTTGTAGAGATGGATAGGAAGACATTTCCTTATACCTTCAACAACGTTGATGGAGATAAGCAGATAATTGCACCTAATACTAAGTGTCCAGTTCTCTATGGTATCAGGGGGGTAAACAAAGAGATACTTTTAGAGGCTATGAAGATGGTAAAATGTGAAGAGAAGATAGATAGATATATGATATTTAAAACTAACCAGGGTACAGATGCTCATCTAAGACCAATGAAGATAAAAGATATCTATCCAAACACTGGTGTTATAGTCCATGGAGTGGTTACAGAAGACCCTAAGAGTATAAGAGGAGGAGCTGTAATCTTTAAGGTTTGTGATAATACTGGGGAGATTTCCTGTGTGGCCTATGAACCTACAAAAGGATTTAGGGATATTGTAAGAAAGTTAAAAAAGGGGGACATGGTAGGTGTGTACGGCACTGTAAGGGAGAAACCTTTTGGTATAAACCTGGAGAAGTTGAAAATTGTTAAATTGGCTAAGGTATATATGAAGGATAAGAAATGTTCCTGTGGAGGTACTTTGAAATCAAAAGGGGTTAAAAGTGGATACGTATGTAACAGGTGTAAGAAGAGAGTAAATTATAACAGCATAAAACTGATAGAAGTAAAGAGAGATATCTCAGAGGGATTTTACGAAGTACCGCCTTCTGCAAGGAGACATCTAAGTAAACCTCTGTTGCTGTTTTAA
- the radB gene encoding DNA repair and recombination protein RadB — protein MLSDILRGNIEKKTITQIYGPPGVGKTNIAIISMVYFVRRGYRVVYVDTEGGLSVERIRQISGRDFEKVLENLTLYEPETFEEQSKVLEKLFYIKNIGLVIIDGISSLYRLELSDDVHRNALLNRILGKQILTLLKLAKKKNVAVLLTNQISDTYTGVKPIGGIVLEYWSKTIVRMERINEIREAILEKHRYIKEGERVKFRIVNEGIEILKR, from the coding sequence ATGCTATCGGATATACTAAGAGGGAATATAGAGAAGAAAACTATAACACAGATATATGGCCCTCCAGGTGTGGGAAAAACAAATATTGCTATAATATCTATGGTCTACTTTGTGAGGAGAGGTTATAGAGTAGTATATGTCGATACAGAGGGAGGACTCTCTGTTGAGAGAATAAGACAAATATCTGGAAGGGATTTTGAAAAGGTTCTCGAGAACTTAACACTCTATGAACCAGAAACTTTCGAGGAACAGTCCAAAGTCCTTGAAAAACTCTTTTATATAAAAAACATAGGTTTAGTAATCATAGATGGGATATCTTCCCTCTATAGGTTGGAACTCTCCGACGACGTTCATAGGAACGCCCTTCTTAACAGGATACTTGGAAAACAGATACTTACCTTGTTAAAACTTGCTAAAAAAAAGAACGTAGCAGTTTTGTTAACTAATCAGATTAGTGATACATACACTGGAGTTAAGCCTATAGGTGGTATAGTACTAGAATATTGGAGTAAAACTATTGTAAGAATGGAAAGGATAAACGAAATCAGGGAAGCCATTTTAGAAAAACATAGATACATTAAAGAAGGAGAGAGGGTTAAATTTAGGATAGTAAATGAGGGAATTGAAATTCTCAAGAGGTGA
- a CDS encoding tripartite tricarboxylate transporter permease yields MDITNIFFLFFGCVLGTFTGMIPGIHPNTLVPFVTLLYNYLSPQNYLYLLIGMVITHYFINYIPSAFIGVPQDETAVSVLPLHRLTSNGRGYEGIVLCGIGGFIGVLLSVILAFLIFYIGFDLESTYTLFKPYIPYILILLVFLSLIFTDNVFWNSLILLLSGLFGIVVLYNRFPVDNILTSIFTGMFGIPFLLENIKSEKIPPQRITYPEVDVSLIKYACVGTFGGFLRIFLPAIGGSQINFFLSKLIRENSIKGFLVSQGAITMSNEVFSILSLLIIGYGRSGTAVAIKNLSIPLDSSIIIPLVMATGCAFYILITLSQYILKYLSKVNYGKISLYVLLLCLFIVVILGYLSKYPIYYFIVFLVASALGILSLKSRGNMSYLMGVLIFPTILYFLDNY; encoded by the coding sequence ATGGACATCACCAACATATTCTTTCTATTTTTCGGATGTGTACTGGGAACCTTCACTGGAATGATCCCTGGAATACATCCAAACACTCTAGTGCCCTTTGTTACTCTACTTTACAATTATCTATCTCCACAGAATTATTTATATCTTCTAATAGGCATGGTAATTACCCACTATTTTATAAACTATATACCTTCGGCATTTATAGGTGTGCCCCAGGATGAAACTGCAGTCTCTGTTTTACCTCTACATAGGTTAACCTCTAATGGTAGGGGGTACGAAGGAATAGTCCTGTGTGGTATTGGAGGTTTTATAGGAGTACTACTCTCTGTTATATTGGCATTTTTAATTTTCTACATAGGTTTTGATTTAGAGAGTACCTATACTCTATTTAAACCTTATATTCCCTATATATTGATACTGTTGGTATTTTTATCTTTAATATTTACAGATAACGTGTTTTGGAACAGCCTTATACTCCTTCTCTCAGGATTGTTTGGAATAGTGGTCTTATACAACCGCTTTCCAGTGGACAATATATTAACCAGTATATTTACAGGAATGTTTGGAATACCTTTCCTCTTAGAAAATATAAAAAGCGAGAAAATCCCTCCTCAGAGAATTACCTATCCGGAGGTAGATGTATCCCTCATAAAGTATGCATGTGTAGGGACCTTTGGAGGATTCCTAAGGATATTTCTACCTGCAATTGGAGGATCCCAGATAAACTTCTTTCTAAGTAAATTAATAAGGGAGAACAGTATAAAAGGTTTTTTAGTATCTCAAGGTGCTATCACCATGTCCAACGAGGTGTTCTCTATACTTTCCCTCCTAATAATAGGATACGGGAGAAGTGGAACTGCAGTGGCTATAAAGAATCTCTCCATACCTTTGGATAGTAGTATCATTATTCCTTTAGTGATGGCAACAGGATGTGCCTTCTATATACTCATTACTCTTTCACAGTACATTTTAAAGTATCTATCTAAGGTGAATTACGGGAAGATTTCTCTCTATGTACTACTTCTCTGTTTATTCATCGTAGTAATTTTAGGATATTTATCTAAGTATCCCATATATTACTTTATAGTTTTCCTGGTGGCATCTGCTTTAGGAATCCTATCCTTGAAGTCTCGAGGGAATATGTCCTATCTAATGGGGGTGTTGATATTCCCAACTATACTGTATTTCTTGGACAATTATTAG
- a CDS encoding topoisomerase DNA-binding C4 zinc finger domain-containing protein, with the protein MEELFQLLTRNIHFNITELSSKTWNQNWRVPEGLISIIGLKHGKNPVFYYGVTANYREEYVINKGISENGNKFINVRVYFKFDRKDILEKEKYIVANGFHGLLLCVKIDKDKFVKVAEKLLLQEYRSGDPHIVEVLEKMKDRNVFNSVEESIRYIANRDYNWLIGRLKYKAGLLNYSGEGYWLLPLKTNMEITRGFKVTEKEIIVDLENVELFKNYIVYVDTKSRIVRYNRYRLCKSGFSLVDEIRKQMRDDICPWCGGKLKLIKTKKGEFLGCSNYPKCLYRRFLKKGEENRLKVERSENVSYDQSLLIR; encoded by the coding sequence ATGGAAGAGTTGTTCCAACTACTTACAAGGAATATACACTTCAACATAACAGAGTTAAGTAGTAAAACCTGGAACCAGAACTGGAGGGTACCTGAAGGTCTTATATCTATAATTGGCCTGAAACATGGGAAGAATCCAGTTTTCTACTATGGAGTTACAGCCAACTACAGGGAGGAGTATGTAATAAATAAGGGAATCTCCGAGAATGGAAACAAGTTCATAAATGTAAGGGTATACTTTAAATTTGATAGAAAGGATATTCTGGAGAAGGAGAAGTATATAGTTGCAAATGGATTTCACGGACTTCTTCTATGTGTTAAGATAGATAAAGATAAGTTTGTAAAGGTTGCCGAAAAACTACTACTACAAGAATACAGAAGTGGAGATCCTCATATAGTAGAGGTTTTAGAAAAGATGAAAGATAGGAATGTATTCAACAGTGTAGAAGAGAGTATTAGATATATTGCCAACAGAGATTACAACTGGCTAATAGGGAGGTTGAAGTATAAGGCGGGGCTTCTTAACTACTCTGGAGAGGGTTACTGGTTACTCCCTCTAAAGACAAATATGGAGATAACTAGAGGTTTCAAAGTGACAGAAAAAGAGATTATTGTAGATCTGGAAAATGTGGAACTTTTCAAAAACTACATAGTATATGTGGATACTAAGAGTAGAATAGTTAGATACAACAGATACAGGTTGTGTAAAAGTGGGTTTTCACTGGTAGACGAGATAAGGAAACAGATGAGAGATGATATATGCCCATGGTGTGGTGGGAAACTTAAGTTAATTAAGACAAAAAAGGGGGAGTTCTTAGGATGTTCCAACTACCCAAAATGTCTTTACAGGAGGTTTTTAAAGAAAGGGGAGGAAAATAGATTAAAAGTTGAAAGGAGTGAAAATGTCTCATACGATCAGTCCCTTCTGATAAGGTGA
- a CDS encoding zinc ribbon domain-containing protein — protein MVTIIPISEEEKMSILTGLKSRVPATKLVTLKRVADIADLRPESLQYMEMVDKRSLQEIIRSIEKIYEMEQDEIIKREALITLQKVKKALGSKFTIDIPRCNKCNEVIDVGWNYCTNCGSDIDSMTLENFKRCSNCNKYILESWTYCAHCGMQLKEKKERTPVCPQCRRRVDPSWMVCPYCGHRLRKIKRT, from the coding sequence ATGGTAACGATAATCCCTATCTCTGAAGAAGAGAAAATGAGTATATTAACGGGGCTTAAAAGTCGGGTACCTGCTACAAAATTGGTAACTTTAAAAAGGGTAGCAGATATAGCAGATCTACGTCCAGAGTCTTTGCAGTACATGGAGATGGTAGATAAAAGGAGCTTACAGGAGATAATACGGTCCATTGAAAAAATATACGAGATGGAACAGGATGAAATAATAAAAAGGGAGGCATTGATAACTCTTCAAAAGGTAAAGAAAGCTTTAGGTTCTAAATTCACTATAGATATACCTCGATGTAATAAATGTAACGAGGTTATAGATGTAGGTTGGAACTACTGTACTAACTGTGGTTCTGACATCGACAGCATGACCCTTGAAAATTTTAAAAGATGTAGTAACTGCAATAAGTATATTTTGGAGAGTTGGACGTATTGTGCACACTGTGGTATGCAATTAAAGGAGAAGAAAGAAAGAACACCAGTATGCCCCCAGTGCCGAAGGCGTGTAGATCCTTCGTGGATGGTATGTCCCTACTGTGGTCATAGACTAAGAAAGATAAAAAGAACTTAA